The stretch of DNA CTATAGAATCAGCAGTAGTGGTTGGTCTGTGTTACTTTGACTCTTAGTTGGTTGTTTTGGTCAAAGGTTGTATGTGGATGCCCTTAGGGATCGGGTAGAGAGGGACaccctttctctcttcatctgtTCCCCAGTTGGTTCTTGGGTTAGTACCTTGGCTCAAAGCAGCCTTCTGGCAGGAGGACAGTGGAAGGTTGCAGAGAGGCCCGGTCCATCCCTGGAGGCACAGGCACTGGAAGGAGGGCCCAGTCTGGAGGCAGTGGGAATTGTGTGGACAGGGCTTCTGGGCACAGATGTCCACCAGAGTCTGAGGTTTAGGAGACAGCATGGGGCAAGACTGAGTGTCATGTGTTCAGGCCCAGAGATGGTCTTCTGCCAGCTGCTCAAAATCCTTACCTGTCAAGCTCTCTCCTGAATGGTCTGGGGCCAGGTGatagcctccctcccccacccccacatcccagAACAGTTCCTGGGATCAGAAATCCTTTCCTTACTTCTACTCCATGCAAACCTCAAGCTAGAGCTCAACTCCCAGATTCCACACCCCCTTTCATGTGGTTACCTTCCCAAGCTCCCTGCTCTTCTAGTCCCTGAGACCCTCCCACTAGAGCCCATCAGCCACCGCCCTCCTCAGCACACTTGGCTCAGCACCCCTCACCTGGCAGCTGTCTCCTGTGTAGCCAGGGGGGCAGAGGCAGTGGGGACCCTGAGGACCATCTTGGCAGGTTGCCCTGTTCCTACAGGGGCTGGACAGGACAGAGACAAGGCATGGTGGGAGGCAGTCCCGGCAACCAAAGGGCAGGGAGTGTGTGACGCGGTGATGAGATAGGAAACCAGAAAGGGAGTCATAGTGAAAGGATGTGAGATGTGGAATTCAAGGCAGCCTGGAGCCCCAGAGGAGATGGACAGGAAGGGTGGGAAGGCTGAGgggccccttcccttcctctaggGGTCTTTGCTCACTTGTCTGCACAGCTAGGACGGGTCCTTCCCTCACAGCGTGGGCCTTGGAAGCCCGCAGCacagaggcaggaggaggtgCCAGGCCTGTTCACACAGGTACCCCCATTGAGGCAcggggctggagagaggaggcTGTGAGGGGTTGGGTCCTTACCCATACCTGGCCTGTGACCTTAGTCACACCCCGCACAGGACATACACGCACTCCCTGCTGCCCCCATCAAAACTGCAGCTCGTGGTGGCCAGTTGATTTTTATCAGACGGCACCAACACACCCTGACCAGTTCCTCCATCCACCTGTGGCCCAGCCCCAGAACATGGTAGGTACTCACCAGAGGCACAGTGGTCAGTGCTTGTCTGGCAGCGGGGCCCAGTGTGGCTCCGAGGGCAGGTGCAGGAATAGCCCCCAGGGCTGGGGCTACAGGAGCCACCATTGAGACAGGGCCCTGAGTGACAAGCCGTTAGCTCCTCGCTGCAGGTGGGGCCTGAGGGAAATGAGTGGGGTCTGAGAAAGGGCATCCTcttctgtctgtcttcctccacttatctccccttccttttcctcatccCCATCCCTTTTGTCTTCCATccaacctcttttcttttcttaccacCTCCTGCATATCGCCTGTGGTCCCTGCAGCACATGCCCAGTTCTCCTTGGTGGTGACCAAGACCCAGAGGCCTTGGACACATGCCTCTACTGGTCTTGCTCTTGATTAGAGGTGGCCAGCCCAGAATGTCTGTGGTTTGGGAAGGGCCTCACCTGTGTAGCCTGTGGGGCAGGTACAGTTGTAGCCCgagggctgggggtggcaggTCCCCCCATGCGCACAGGGCGTGGAGATGCAGCCCCCTAGCTCTGCTTCACATTCTGGTCCTGTCCATCCCACATCACACACACATGAGGATCTGGTCATAACGAGAAAAAGAAGggtgtttttcttcttctggtgattttttcttctcccctccccactcctcatcATTGGTTAGACCcctatgactttctttttttttttctttttcatgttcattttcgagagagagagagagagagagagagagagagagagagagagagagacagggtgtgagtggggaggggcagagagagaggaagacacagaatttgaggctggctccaggctctgagctgtcagccgcgagatcacaacttgagccgaagtcagatgctgaactgactgagacatccaggcacctcttctgtttttaagtaggcttcacgcccattCCGGAGTCCAATCCAgcgtgggacctgaactcaccaCGCTGAGATCACatcctgagctgaggtcaagagttggaaattgaaccaactgagccacccagctctctgatctcttcttttttttggcCCTGAGACTCTGGTCCCCTTCTTCAGTGGCTCTGTTCTCAGCATTTTCCCCTTCCATACCTGCCTCCTGCTTGTTTTCTCCGACtatatgtatgaatatgtatatacatttcttctataatttgtttattatctgtctttcctCATTAGAATGAGAGCTCCATGAGAACAGACACTTTGTCTCTTTCGTTTTGTGCTATTCCTCCAGTGCCTGGAAAAGTATCcacacatagtagatgttcaatatttgtctaatgtatgattttttttcaaatttttcaattttttatttttgagagagagagagacagagtgagagtgggagaagggcagagagagagagggagacacagaatctgaagcaggctccaggctccgagctgtcagcacagcttggacgcggggcctgaactcatgaactgtgagatcatgacctgagccgaagtcggacgctccaccgactgaaccacccaggtacccctctaatGTATGGCTAATTAGCCCTGggatttcatgtttttcttcctgttctgaCCCTCTAGCCCTCCGTTTCTCCTGTTATTTATGAACTCTCCCCTCACGGGATAGCACTCACTAGTGGATCCCTCACCTTGGCTTTGACCTCAGAACTTGGccacttccttcttcttccctatTGGTCATTTCTTGCAGACTCACCCCTCCCTGGTTGTCTCCCCCTGGCCTAGCTGAGGAGGACCCAGAGGACAGTGGAAGGTTACCTCTGGCAGTGTCCGTGGTGGCAGGTGCAGTTGTCCTCAACGGGGGCACAGCCAGGGCTTCCGTCGGGGCAGAGGCAGTGAGCCTTGTCTTCCTGATCTTGGCATTTTTGCTTGGGCTGGCACAGGTTGGGGGCACACAGGGGAACCTCACAGAGATGacctggggtggggagatgggtcaCAGGGAAAACAGAGTCCCTCTATGTCCTCGATGGTGCCAAAACCACTTTTTACATATGACTTGCTCACTCCCCACGAACCTgtccttcagtggctccctgttGCCTCAGGATACTGTCTAACTTCCTTAGAATGGCACACAGGGTCCTGCATGGCATCATTTCGCAATGCAGTTACCTGCAGCTAAAACATGTAATCATTCTGTCTTGAcaaactcctactcattcttCCAGACTCAGCATAGCCATTACCTCCTCATGAAGCCTTCTCATCTCTAGTCTGGTTGGCTGGTCCTTTGTGCTCTTATAGAATCCTGTGCAGTCCTCTCTCAGAGCACCTGTGGCCATAACCAACAGGAGACTTCTTGGTCTCTCTGCACTAGATTTAAAGCCACTTGAGGAGAGCAGGTTTCTTACCAACTTGTGTCTGTGTCTGGCTGTGCATAGGAGGCACTTAATACATtctaaataagcaaatgaatggCTTCCTCTTGAACCCCATCCTGTTTCTGACCCTAATCACACCATTCATGTTGGGCCCAGTGTGGGCCCTGTAAATAACACCTGCTGTCAGCCTCAAGTTGTGCAGGTTTTGCATTGAATAATTTGAAGGGGttccattctcattctctttttacaGTCCAACCCTTGACTATCCAGCAATGACCTCTGCTCCACCCCTAATGGACTCAACTATCCTGCCAGTCCTTTCTAACACCTCCCCTGCTTACCTGTGAAgccagaggggcagaggcaaAAGAAGGCTCCTGGGAGATCCAGGCAGCTTGCTCCAGTGGGGCATGGGCCACTCAGACACTCATCCACCTCGGCCTGACAGCGAGGGCCTTCAAAGCCTATGGCACAGCAGGAGGGTCAGGGACCTGCAGGGGAGTCTGCACTTGGCCCCCACTCTTCCCTCCAGTGTTTGAGCACTGGTCTACCTGGAAGACACTCGCAGTGGAATGATCCAGGCTGGTCCTGGCACTGCCCACCGTTGGCACAGGGAGAGCTTCCACACTCATCGATGTCCTCCTCACACCGGGAGCCAGTGAatcctggggggcagggagtaAGTGGGGAGAGATGGTAAaggttctctttcctctcctctcctctcctctcttctcctctcctctcctcccctcccctcccctcccctcccttcccctcccctctcctctcctttccttctttttctttcttttgtgacttTGGATTCATCAGGGAGTTTGTTACAAATATTTGTGACTGAGATGTACAGGTATGATTTCATGGATTCAAACAAGAAATTTAGAGTTAATGCCACTATTTAACCTTCTATTTACACAGACAGAAATAACATTCCTATGAATTGCAGTGAAGAGAATCTTGTTTCAAATGGCTTGGTTTGGAGGTTCATCTGCatgtatcattatataatgaaGGTACCAATCTGGGGGCTTCTCAAAGAGTGATTTGAATTTCAGAACATAACAGCATATCTTAGTAACTTCATTCTTTATATAAAGAAGGTATAACTGGCTGTGTGTGTGAATGGTGAAAATACTATGTATCAAAAGCATAAATGCAAGTCGTGGCCCCTCCCCTCAGCAGGAAAAGTGAACCTGGGGGGCTTCCCAGAGAAGACACCTGGGGCAGGTGGAGGTGACAGGAGGATGATGTTCCGCACCTgccagttgtgtgactttgggcaagttactcaagcTCTCTAGGCTGCAGTGTCCTCTTCTGTAAAAGGGGAATAATAGAACCTACCTTATGGTGTCAATGAAAGGATTAAAGGAGGTAATGCCTGAAAAGTACACAGCCAAGTGCCTGGCCTGGAGCAAATATTCAAGAAACATCTGTTATCATCACATCAGGGAACAGAGGGATCGATAATGGTGGAGAAGGAAGGCCGGGGGCAGTTTTCCCTGCATCCAGGGTGAGCAGTGCCAAGACCAGCCTGGGATCCCCACGAGCGGACTCTGGAGGAGGGCCAGAAGGGACGATTTGGGTAATTTGGCAGGACAGAGATAAAGGTGGATGAGTAGGCGAGGAAGGTTTGGGATGTAACAGAAGAGAGTTGGGGGAGCAGAGGAGTTGGGAGAAATGGGAGCCTCGTTGGCCAAGCCAGGGTGAACTTCAAAAGGTTTGGGATTGCCGGGCCTGCACTGTGGTTCAGGGGCCTGGGCTGAAGGACTGGAGTGGAATCTGTACTCACCAGGCAGGCAGACACACAGGAAGCCGTTGAGGAGGTCCTGGCAGTCAGCGTGGTTCAGGCAAGGAGCAGAGGCACACTCGTCTGTCTCCACCTCACAGAGCTGCCCTTCTAAGCCTGGGACATGGAGATGTGGTGCAGGCTGAGCCCTGCCCGGGCTGCTCACCCCTTCTGCCCAGGAGGACCAGGGTTCTAGAACCCTCCCAGGGTGCTGTGTGCCTGAAGGTTGGGGCGACGAGCCTGCGGTCCTGCTGCTCTGCTGTGTGTGGCTCTGCCCCCTTTAAATGAATGTGAAAGCTCGgggggagggcacctgctgggaccCGAGGGGGCAGCAAGGAAGTACCTTTGGGGGCCATTCTCTGTGCCCAGACGGCAGGCTCACTGGGCTGGGCTAATGAGCCTGGAGGTCCTCAAGGTCAAATGAAACAAATGGGCATCTGCTTGGAGGTGAGTCATGCCCCTTGTTCTACCCCAGCAGGCTTCTGTGCCAGGGAGACCAGGAGTCCCCAAGGGGGGTATTTGAAGGGCATTTGGGTAGCTTGTTGGTCACATATTTGTCCTGTATCTTTGGGCTTGTCCTGGTATCCACAGTCTCAccctgaactgaagctggatCAGCCTCTAGACCTCGGCTGCCTCCCACTTCTTGCCTGGGGATTCTGCTTCTGAAGTTCCTTGGTATCTATGACCTTGTCCCTTGGAGGACTGCATGGTTTTCTCAGCTTTTTTCCTTGGATGCTGCTCAGTTTAGGAAGGCTGTTTGGTGTAGTGGTTAAATCTACTGAAGcgctgggtttgaatcccggccatgccacttactggctggacaactcacttaatctctctgtgtctgtttcttgtAAAATGGATACAGTAACAATACTGACCTTAGAGGGTTGTTCCCAAGATGACAAAATGCATGTAAGATGTTCAGGTGGTACTTGGCATAAAGTAAGCTATTATTTTTTCGGTTTCATTCAGCTTCCTGATATCGGGTTGGTCACTATACCCCTGGGGAGACCTGTCTCCCTTAAAAGTAACTTGGAGGTAGGTGCAGCCttgtggcacttttttttttctattgtaccAAATTCAAGCATACAGGCCCTTTGGGGTTTTAAGGATTTACTCAATCTCTACAGGGGAGAGTTTCTGTGATTAGGAGGAACATTCTGAGTTGGCATGAGCCGAGGCTGCTGTTGTTCTGCTCTTCCTTGATGGGCCTCTGTGCACAGTGGACCAGGCTGCGCACTTTACAATGACTATGAAGTGAATGCTCTCCTGTCACCTCCAGAGTTGAGCAGTGTACAACCTCAGTACCATCTGTGGCTGCCCTTCTCCTAGAGGCCATGGGTTTCCCAGAGTGTTCATCTTGGGTGGGGAGATGAGAAAGAGGTATTCTTTGATAGCTGATCCCAACTGGCCTGGGGCTATCTATGTTCTGGAGGGGTCATGCCTAGTGGGTTCAGGATTAGTCCCCTGTGTCCTCTACTCAGGGCCCCATCCATCTAGTACCTGGTGGGCAGAGGCAGTGGAAGGTGGCAAGCAGGTCCAGGCAGGTGCTGCCTAGATGGCAGGGCTGGGACAGGCACTCATTGTGATCAGCCTCGCAGCGGGAGCCCGTGTAGCCAGGGGGACAGAGGCAGTCAAAGGAGCCAGGGGTGTTGAGGCAAGAGCCGCCGTGTTCACAGGGACTGGGGCCTTGCTGGGCTAGGAGGAGAGGGGTCAGAAGTTCACAGGGGCCCAGGGCAGAAGGGCAAGGAGGCCAGACTGCCAGGGAAGGCACGAGGGCCTGCTTGTGGCAGAATGAACACAGCAGAGAAAGGGCTGGTGTCTTTAACACAGACGAGGACTAAGTGGGGCCCGGAGGGCTAAGCACTGGTGAGAAGACCGTGTAGGGAAGAATTGCCGAATCTGGACCAAATTGGGAAAAAAGAGatgattgtatttttaatttgaaaaataatttgcagaGGCTGTTTGGGACTCAGAGAGGATCTGATGTGGGGGTGCCTTACCCATCTGACACTCGTCCAGGTCCTGGTGGCAGGTGGGCCCCGAGTAGCCAGGCTGACACAGGCAGAGTGGAGAGCCTGTCAGGGGATTGGTGCTGCACTGGGCTTCCCCGTGGCATGGCTGGCTCAGGCACATGTCCTCCATGTGGCACAGGAGTCCTGGAGGGCAGGATGGGCCGCTTGAGGATCCCAGCTGCCCCCCTTATGCTTCTGTCACTTGCCATCCTCACGGCCACCTCCCCGAGCCCTCTGTCACACCTGTGCGGCCAGGTGGGCAAAGGCAGGAGAAGGAGCCCACACGATCGATGCAGGTGGATCCCGGGGCACAGGTGGCAGCAACACAGTCGTCTAGGTTCTCTTCACAGCCTGTGCCTCCACagccgctcacacacacacaatggaagcTGCCAGCTGAGTTCTGGCAGGTACCCCCATTTTGGCAGCGAGGGGGACCCTGAGCCTCACATTCATCCACATCTTCGGAGCAATCCCAGCCTGtgggggatgggatgggaagGGGACAAAGGCTGGAGTTGGGAGCCCTGTGAGGAGGGGAGGCTAGGGGCTGATGATATGGGCCACGGGGGCCATGGACTTGGCTTAAACGACTCACCTGTCCAGGCCTCTGGGCAGAGGCACGTGTAGGTGCTCAGCCCATCCAGGCAAGTGCCCCCGTTCTGACACTGGTGCCCAGCACAGTCATCTGGATTCACCTCACAGCTCGGGCCTCGGAAACCtgacagggtcatgggattagcGAAGGGAAGGGACCTCCCTGCCCCGGGAGAGGGGTGGCAGATGTGAGGACGCACcttgggggcagaggcagaggtggagggtggagtCTCTCCCTGGAACCAGCTGACAGGTGCCCCCATTGGGACAGCCCTTGCGGGGGCAGGGTCCTGGCTGGAGCTCACAGCGTGGACCCTCCTGCCCAGTGGGGCAGTGACACCAGAAAGATCCCAAGGTGTTATGGCAGGAAGTGCCTTTGGGGCAGGGCCCTGGGTCCAGGAAACACTCATTGATATCATGTTCGCAGGCATGACCCTCGAAGCCAGGTGGGCAGCGGCACTGGATCTGGGGGTACGTGGCCAGACACACCCCTCCATTGACGCAGGGATTGGCTGAGCAGAAGTCCCGAAGCTGGCACTGCTCACctgaggcagaggacagagggcGCTGTTcaatccccgcccccccaccctccacccctgctgGGAGAATCCAGCTCTCACTCTGGATTATCTGTGTCTGATTTTCATGTTGCCTTCTCTTTGTTCCCATACGCTTTTTGCCCTGCTCCACCACCCCTTGCCTCAGTTTGGGCATTCTGGAAAACGGGAGCTGTCGTTGTTGGTGGGAGTACTGCAGGCTGGCCCTGCGGAGCAGACCTGAGACACAGTGTCCTTCCAAATTTGGTGGCCTTTCCttggtggggaggagaaaagcaGCTGGCCTCCAGACTCGGCACCTTGCTGTGCCACCACCGCTGTGTGCCCTCAGGTGTGTCTGGCCTCCCTTGTCTGGATTTCCTAATCTTTAGGTGGGTACAGTGTTGCAGATAATGATAAGGAGACAGACGTCTCACGTGTTCCCCCCAGTGGCAAGGGCGGTGGTGGCGGCTGGCACTGGGCTAAGTGACCACCTCCTGAACAtcactccctttcctcctctcgaCAACGTTTTGACGTGTGGACATCAGCTGGCAACTGAGGATGCAGAGAGCTTAACTACCTGATGCAAGGGCGCGCGTCTCATCGGTGGCAGAGCTGGCACTGGACACGTGGGCCGCTGCTCTGAAGCACATGGCTTGGCAAGTTGCCATTGACAGTCCTCCTTGTTGTCACACCACGAGAGGCTGgtctcccacccccaaatcctcAGAATTACCCAGGCACTCAAACTATCTCCATGCCTgggcccaccccagacccactaaAGCAGCCTTTCTGGGACGTGGGCACCAGTATGTTGCAGGCTTTGCAGGTGATTGCTGTGCCTTGCCACGTTTGAGAAGCCTTGCTCTTCTAGTCCACCCCTCACAGATCACTTTCCTCCCCGTGTGGTCTTCACTGCCCTGTCCAGTCCTCTCTCTCCTGGTAGATCAGAGGAGCCTTCCTCTCCAGGGGCTTTCACCTCTGTCCCATACCCCTGACTGCTTCCCCGGGCTAGGACGCCCTGCCCACCAGGGGTCCCACACCCTCATCCCCGGGTTGCACCCCTCTTCCTTGCCTTGATACCCGTTCCTCTCTCTGGGTCAGATCCCTTCCACCCCCATTACACCTCCCACCACCACCGTCTTTCCAGGTGTTGTTATGGGTTCCTACTTGGAAGAATAAAGGCCAGATGCCCATTATGCAGAATCTAGGAggttcccctctccctgccttgtgCTAGGCATTAACCCTCTAGCTACTGGGTcgaggggccaggctggggcacTAAGGGGGCTATGGCAGTAGCCATTTACTAACGGGTTGGAAAACACTTCAACGTTTTAACCGTTGGTACAGCCATGCTGGTGAATGTGTCTCGGGTCAATGGTCAGCAAGAGGGCTTGTTGATTCTCACAGCGTCTGTCCTCAAAGGGGCTGGCTGTTTTGCAGACTCCAGTTCCATCTTTCCCACCCCACTTCCCAGTCCGGTGTTCCTGCCTGTCCCGTCCTCCCCACCACTGCAGTGCTCACCTGTCCATCCAGGCAGACAGGAACATCGTGGGCGGCCTGAGGCCTGGATATGGCAGCGGCCCATTTTGGAACAGAAGGAAGAACAGGGGTCCTTGAGTTGGGCCTGGCACCTCTGGCCAGTGAAGCCAGAGGGGCAGGTGCAGGAGAAGCTGGGGGCCAAGGGAGAGGGAAGgctgggggagcctgggagggCGGGAAGCAGAGCTTGGCAGCTGCCCCCATTCTGGCAGAGCTGGGCATCCTGGCAGGGGTCAGGAAACTGGCATGTCTCACCCAGGAAGCCAGGGGCacacctgagcaggggaggagagtggaAACTTAAGTCACTGGGTCCTCTTtgccttctctcccacctcccttcctttgccttcatttgtttccctttagtGCCTttacctcctccctttctccttccttcccagtccctcctcctccccagctctccctccccaTTTCCGGTCTCCCACTCCCAGGAGACACACTCACTGGCAGCTCCCTTGTCCCTGAGATAGGCTCAGGCAGGTGCCTCCGTTGGCACAGGGTTCTGGGAAGTCCCCACACCGAAGCACTAGGGATGGAGATGAGGAAGGCATGGGAGTGGGGAGCGCTGTGCTCCCAGATTTCTCTGGGTGCTTTGCTGCCTGCAGCAGCCCCACACGTGCTCTCAGCCACCACCACTTCTGCACTTGCCTGATCCTTAAGGGAGTGGTGCTCTTGCCCTCGCTTcgccccgcccccatcccagGCCTGGGGATCCTCTGAGCTCCTaatccccaccccctttcctgtTTATTAGCCAGCCTTCCAAGTCAGCCTCAGGCTCCATCCCTTGGAATGGAGACAACAGGGCTCAGGAGGGGGGCCCAGGGGACTCCTGGAAGGTGAATGGCTGAGACATTGAAGGGATTTCCTCCCGGAAGGGCCCAGCATTGAGCCATccggggggtggggacagctggACCGGGAAAGGGACTTGGTCAGCCCTTGACCTTCCCATGTCTCCATCTCCTGCTTTTTTCTCATCGCCTTCCCTAGCAGGTGGCCAGTCTTTTTCCCTCTTTACCTCCTAAATGTGATTGCAAGAGCCTGCTGTCCGCCAGCACTAAGGCCAACTGGGTTCTCCCTGAGGCGGGCACCCTCCCACCCATTCCCCAGACAGTCACCGCCCCTGGCACAGGCCCCAAAGCCTTGGTTTGTGCAGCTGCAGCAGCAGAGTCTTCTCTCCCTGCATTTGGGGGGTGATGGTGGTGAGATTCTCTTCCACCCGGTGTCCTCTCAAAGCATGGGGCTTGGCCCTCCGCCCCCAACCCATCAACACCCTCTTAAGGAAGATGGGTCCCGTCACCTCTCTACCCCATGCCTCACCTCTGGTCTTGACGACTGAGtgacacagcagcagcagcagcagtgaagGGGGCTGCATTCCAGAGCACCGCCCCACAcccagatcctctgcctcctcaggCAAGGACCCTCAGAGCCCTCAACCGAGGCAGGAGCCACCTCCTCTGCTcccatggccccttcctcctcctctgcccactgCAAGCCTCACGTCTGAGCTGTTTCCTGAGTCACACAATGTCCTGGACACCCTAGtgatgggagggggaggagtggaaCAACATTGAGGGGGATGAGGGAGGGGCCTTCTGTCCCTGACAacccctggggagagggggagtgggATGGTGTGGCAGGTGAACAGGACGGGAGCACCGGGCTGGGAGGGGAGGTTCTGGGTTCAGTCCCAGCCCTTCTGTTGTTGTGTGGTCTCCCCTTTCTAGAGATGAGAATGACAAGGTGGCTTACCCTTGCCCTGGGAGGGTCAGGGCCTGGAACAGAGGTGTGGGGTGCTGAGGCATCTTCTATTCCAGGTTAGTATCCGTGCTTCTTGGTCAATCTGCAACTTTCTATAAGTCGAAACCACTAACCTTGGCAGTGGGAATGCAGGGCACTCCTAGCCATTACCTTGGCCCTTGCTGGGGACTTAGTTTTCTCCTCTGGG from Felis catus isolate Fca126 chromosome B2 unlocalized genomic scaffold, F.catus_Fca126_mat1.0 chrB2_random_Un_scaffold_44, whole genome shotgun sequence encodes:
- the LOC123383580 gene encoding neurogenic locus notch homolog protein 4-like isoform X4; translation: MQPPSLLLLLLCHSVVKTRVLRCGDFPEPCANGGTCLSLSQGQGSCQCAPGFLGETCQFPDPCQDAQLCQNGGSCQALLPALPGSPSLPSPLAPSFSCTCPSGFTGQRCQAQLKDPCSSFCSKMGRCHIQASGRPRCSCLPGWTGEQCQLRDFCSANPCVNGGVCLATYPQIQCRCPPGFEGHACEHDINECFLDPGPCPKGTSCHNTLGSFWCHCPTGQEGPRCELQPGPCPRKGCPNGGTCQLVPGRDSTLHLCLCPQGFRGPSCEVNPDDCAGHQCQNGGTCLDGLSTYTCLCPEAWTGWDCSEDVDECEAQGPPRCQNGGTCQNSAGSFHCVCVSGCGGTGCEENLDDCVAATCAPGSTCIDRVGSFSCLCPPGRTGLLCHMEDMCLSQPCHGEAQCSTNPLTGSPLCLCQPGYSGPTCHQDLDECQMAQQGPSPCEHGGSCLNTPGSFDCLCPPGYTGSRCEADHNECLSQPCHLGSTCLDLLATFHCLCPPGLEGQLCEVETDECASAPCLNHADCQDLLNGFLCVCLPGFTGSRCEEDIDECGSSPCANGGQCQDQPGSFHCECLPGFEGPRCQAEVDECLSGPCPTGASCLDLPGAFFCLCPSGFTGHLCEVPLCAPNLCQPKQKCQDQEDKAHCLCPDGSPGCAPVEDNCTCHHGHCQRSSCVCDVGWTGPECEAELGGCISTPCAHGGTCHPQPSGYNCTCPTGYTGPTCSEELTACHSGPCLNGGSCSPSPGGYSCTCPRSHTGPRCQTSTDHCASAPCLNGGTCVNRPGTSSCLCAAGFQGPRCEGRTRPSCADNPCRNRATCQDGPQGPHCLCPPGYTGDSCQTLVDICAQKPCPHNSHCLQTGPSFQCLCLQGWTGPLCNLPLSSCQKAALSQGTEVSSLCQNGGLCIDSGSSYFCHCPPGFQGSVCQDRVNPCESRPCQHGATCMAQPTGYLCQASGVKWRQTLARAGPPPTEGLVRQQQDHPWVSPATASRVLTAPPATTEPPPVATTTATMVACVCPPPSLASHPTVPASMATGALTA
- the LOC123383580 gene encoding neurogenic locus notch homolog protein 4-like isoform X1, producing the protein MQPPSLLLLLLCHSVVKTRVLRCGDFPEPCANGGTCLSLSQGQGSCQCAPGFLGETCQFPDPCQDAQLCQNGGSCQALLPALPGSPSLPSPLAPSFSCTCPSGFTGQRCQAQLKDPCSSFCSKMGRCHIQASGRPRCSCLPGWTGEQCQLRDFCSANPCVNGGVCLATYPQIQCRCPPGFEGHACEHDINECFLDPGPCPKGTSCHNTLGSFWCHCPTGQEGPRCELQPGPCPRKGCPNGGTCQLVPGRDSTLHLCLCPQGFRGPSCEVNPDDCAGHQCQNGGTCLDGLSTYTCLCPEAWTGWDCSEDVDECEAQGPPRCQNGGTCQNSAGSFHCVCVSGCGGTGCEENLDDCVAATCAPGSTCIDRVGSFSCLCPPGRTGLLCHMEDMCLSQPCHGEAQCSTNPLTGSPLCLCQPGYSGPTCHQDLDECQMAQQGPSPCEHGGSCLNTPGSFDCLCPPGYTGSRCEADHNECLSQPCHLGSTCLDLLATFHCLCPPGLEGQLCEVETDECASAPCLNHADCQDLLNGFLCVCLPGFTGSRCEEDIDECGSSPCANGGQCQDQPGSFHCECLPGFEGPRCQAEVDECLSGPCPTGASCLDLPGAFFCLCPSGFTGHLCEVPLCAPNLCQPKQKCQDQEDKAHCLCPDGSPGCAPVEDNCTCHHGHCQRSSCVCDVGWTGPECEAELGGCISTPCAHGGTCHPQPSGYNCTCPTGYTGPTCSEELTACHSGPCLNGGSCSPSPGGYSCTCPRSHTGPRCQTSTDHCASAPCLNGGTCVNRPGTSSCLCAAGFQGPRCEGRTRPSCADNPCRNRATCQDGPQGPHCLCPPGYTGDSCQTLVDICAQKPCPHNSHCLQTGPSFQCLCLQGWTGPLCNLPLSSCQKAALSQGTEVSSLCQNGGLCIDSGSSYFCHCPPGFQGSVCQDRVNPCESRPCQHGATCMAQPTGYLCQCAPGYNGQNCSKESNTCQSQPCHNHGTCTHKPGGFYCTCPPGFVGLRCEGDVDECLDQPCHPPGTAACHSLANAFYCQCLPGYTGQWCEVETDPCQSRPSSNGGSCETTAGPPLGFTCHCLQGFDGPTCNHRAPSCGHHHCHHGGLCLPSPKPGFPPHCACLNGYGGPDCLTPPTPHGCGPPSPCLHNSSCSEIPGLGSPAFLMLLPSQLFRALVSEAWSKGM
- the LOC123383580 gene encoding neurogenic locus notch homolog protein 4-like isoform X6, translated to MQPPSLLLLLLCHSVVKTRVLRCGDFPEPCANGGTCLSLSQGQGSCQCAPGFLGETCQFPDPCQDAQLCQNGGSCQALLPALPGSPSLPSPLAPSFSCTCPSGFTGQRCQAQLKDPCSSFCSKMGRCHIQASGRPRCSCLPGWTGEQCQLRDFCSANPCVNGGVCLATYPQIQCRCPPGFEGHACEHDINECFLDPGPCPKGTSCHNTLGSFWCHCPTGQEGPRCELQPGPCPRKGCPNGGTCQLVPGRDSTLHLCLCPQGFRGPSCEVNPDDCAGHQCQNGGTCLDGLSTYTCLCPEAWTGWDCSEDVDECEAQGPPRCQNGGTCQNSAGSFHCVCVSGCGGTGCEENLDDCVAATCAPGSTCIDRVGSFSCLCPPGRTGLLCHMEDMCLSQPCHGEAQCSTNPLTGSPLCLCQPGYSGPTCHQDLDECQMAQQGPSPCEHGGSCLNTPGSFDCLCPPGYTGSRCEADHNECLSQPCHLGSTCLDLLATFHCLCPPGLEGQLCEVETDECASAPCLNHADCQDLLNGFLCVCLPGFTGSRCEEDIDECGSSPCANGGQCQDQPGSFHCECLPGFEGPRCQAEVDECLSGPCPTGASCLDLPGAFFCLCPSGFTGHLCEVPLCAPNLCQPKQKCQDQEDKAHCLCPDGSPGCAPVEDNCTCHHGHCQRSSCVCDVGWTGPECEAELGGCISTPCAHGGTCHPQPSGYNCTCPTGYTGPTCSEELTACHSGPCLNGGSCSPSPGGYSCTCPRSHTGPRCQTSTDHCASAPCLNGGTCVNRPGTSSCLCAAGFQGPRCEGRTRPSCADNPCRNRATCQDGPQGPHCLCPPGYTGDSCQTLVDICAQKPCPHNSHCLQTGPSFQCLCLQGWTGPLCNLPLSSCQKAALSQGTEVSSLCQNGGLCIDSGSSYFCHCPPGFQGSVCQDRVNPCESRPCQHGATCMAQPTGYLCQASGVKWRQTLARAGPPPTEGLVRQQQDHPWVSPATASR